The Streptomyces aurantiacus genome includes a region encoding these proteins:
- a CDS encoding WD40 repeat domain-containing protein, whose protein sequence is MAAARPLNAGTGALVVRGISDRLSDKGDDNDRVWQPAASRHAAAFTFELLYNLTVSPSSRAGLGDGVRQMRRTRRTDGQSTIGFGPDHTAVVVAGDGAVERWDLNSGEELPGVPGGAELRLGHQAIVSPTRHSVAVARPRSLDVVNFSGRSGEHQYRSVPLRTDEFLVTSGGEVLATHDKRRLAVRSFDDGRILREVPCPAGLAATSISANGSVVAMATTNRVHVHRENGPPVEKRIRNWMEVLKPGCWLAVSPSGRYVACASFRELIVWRTGTDDVVLHREFSGQERFDGFGAKGMRLVCADEGRVLWLRRGLLSEVTAGPEITHLEQAGRYDDFAVHPDGDLLAAVGSTELVRVWQWNG, encoded by the coding sequence GTGGCCGCAGCGCGCCCCCTGAACGCGGGAACCGGCGCCCTCGTGGTGCGGGGGATCTCGGACCGGCTCTCCGACAAGGGTGACGACAACGACCGCGTCTGGCAGCCGGCCGCCTCCCGCCACGCCGCCGCGTTCACGTTCGAGTTGCTCTACAACCTCACCGTCTCTCCGTCCTCCCGAGCGGGGTTGGGCGACGGGGTCCGGCAGATGCGCCGGACCCGCCGGACCGACGGGCAGTCGACGATCGGCTTCGGTCCCGACCACACGGCCGTCGTCGTAGCGGGGGACGGCGCGGTCGAGCGGTGGGATTTGAACTCGGGGGAGGAACTGCCCGGGGTGCCCGGCGGAGCCGAACTCCGCCTGGGCCACCAGGCCATCGTGTCCCCGACCCGGCACAGTGTCGCGGTGGCCCGTCCCAGGAGCCTGGACGTCGTGAACTTCTCGGGCAGGTCGGGCGAGCACCAGTACCGGTCGGTCCCGCTGCGCACCGATGAGTTCCTGGTCACCAGCGGGGGAGAGGTGCTCGCCACCCACGACAAGCGCCGGTTGGCCGTACGCAGCTTCGACGACGGCCGCATCCTCCGGGAGGTGCCCTGCCCGGCCGGGCTCGCGGCCACGTCGATCAGTGCGAACGGTTCGGTGGTCGCCATGGCCACCACCAACCGCGTCCATGTCCACCGTGAGAACGGACCGCCGGTCGAGAAGCGGATCCGCAACTGGATGGAGGTCCTCAAGCCGGGCTGTTGGCTCGCCGTCTCACCGTCGGGCCGGTATGTCGCCTGTGCGAGCTTCCGTGAGCTGATCGTCTGGCGGACGGGCACCGATGACGTCGTCCTGCACCGCGAGTTCAGCGGGCAGGAACGCTTCGACGGGTTCGGGGCCAAGGGCATGCGTCTGGTGTGCGCCGACGAGGGCCGTGTGCTGTGGCTGCGGCGCGGTCTTCTGTCGGAGGTGACCGCCGGCCCGGAGATCACGCACCTGGAACAGGCCGGTCGGTACGACGACTTCGCCGTCCACCCCGACGGTGATCTGCTGGCCGCCGTGGGCAGTACCGAGTTGGTGCGGGTGTGGCAGTGGAACGGCTAG